Genomic window (Vibrio coralliirubri):
GGTCCTGGTGGTCTTACTCGTGAGCGCGCAGGCTTCGAAGTACGTGACGTTCACGTAACTCACTACGGTCGTCTATGTCCGATCGAAACGCCTGAAGGTCCAAACATCGGTCTAATTAACTCGCTATCTGCGTTTGCACGTTGTAACGATTACGGTTTCCTAGAAACTCCGTACCGTCGTGTAGTTGATGGTGTAGTAACAGAAGAAGTTGATTACCTGTCTGCAATCCAGGAAGGTCAATTCGTAATCGCGCAAGCAAACACCATTCTTACTGAAGAAGGTACGTTTGCAGATGAGCTAATCACAGCTCGTCAAAAAGGTGAATCTGGTCTTCACCCACGCGATCACGTTGACTACATGGACGTTGCGACAAACCAAGTAGTATCTATCGCTGCTTCGCTTATCCCGTTCCTAGAACACGATGATGCGAACCGTGCATTGATGGGTGCCAACATGCAACGTCAAGCTGTACCAACACTTAAGGCTGATAAGCCTCTAGTAGGTACTGGTATCGAACGTAACATCGCAGTTGACTCTGGTGTTACAGCAGTTGCTAAACGTGGTGGTCAAGTTCAGTCTGTAGACGCTTCTCGTATCGTAGTTAAGGTTAACGAAGATGAATTGGTACCTGGCGAAGCTGGTATCGATATCTACAACCTAACTAAGTACACGCGTTCGAACCAAAACACATGTATTAACCAACGTCCAACTGTACTTCCTGGTGAACCAGTTGCACGTGGCGATGTTCTTGCTGATGGTCCTTCAACAGACCTTGGTGAACTAGCGCTTGGCCAAAACATGCGTATCGCATTCATGCCTTGGAACGGTTACAACTTCGAAGACTCGATCTTAGTATCTGAGCGCGTAGTTCAAGAAGACCGTTTCACGACAATCCACATTCAAGAACTATCTTGTGTGGCTCGTGATACTAAGCTGGGTTCTGAAGAGATCACAGCTGATATTCCAAACGTAGGTGAGTCTGCTCTGTCTAAACTAGACGAGTCAGGTATCGTTTACATTGGTGCTGAAGTTAAGGGTGGCGACATCCTAGTTGGTAAAGTAACCCCTAAAGGTGAAACTCAACTGACTCCTGAAGAGAAGCTACTACGTGCTATCTTCGGTGAGAAAGCATCTGATGTTAAAGATACTTCTCTACGTGTACCAAACTCTGTTTCGGGTACTATCATCGATGTACAAGTCTTCACTCGCGATGGCGTAGAGAAAGACAAGCGTGCACTTGAAATCGAACAGATGCAGCTTAAAGAAGCTAAGAAAGACCTAACTGAAGAGTTCCAAATTCTTGAGGGTGGCCTTCTTAACCGTGTTAAAGCTGTACTTCTGTCTGGTGGTTACTCTGAAGCTAAGCTTGATACTATCGGTCGTAAGCAATGGCTAGAGCAAGTTCTAGAAGACGATGCGCTACAAACACAGCTTGAGCAACTTGCTGAGCAGTGGGATGAGCTAAAAGCAGACTTCGATAAGAAGTTTGAAACTAAGCGTCGTAAAATCACTCAAGGTGATGATCTAGCGCCTGGCGTTCTTAAGATTGTTAAAGTTTACCTAGCGGTTAAACGTCGTATCCAGCCTGGTGATAAGATGGCCGGTCGTCACGGTAACAAAGGTGTAATCTCTAAGATTAACCCTGTTGAAGACATGCCATACGATGAGAAAGGTCAGCCTGTAGACATCGTACTTAACCCGCTGGGTGTACCATCGCGTATGAACATCGGTCAGATCCTAGAAGTTCACTTAGGTTTGGCTGCGAAAGGTATCGGTGACAAGATCAACCAAATGGTTAAGGAACAACAAGAACTGCATAAGTTCCGTGAGTTCCTACAGAAGGTTTACGATCTTGGTGATACTCGTCAGAAAGTTGATATTGCTGAACTGTCTGATGATCAAGTTCGTACACTGATCAAGAACCTACGTGGCGGTCTACCGATTGCTACTCCTGTGTTCGACGGTGCTTCTGAGTCTCTAATCAAAGAACTACTCAAACTGGGTGATCTACCAGAATCTGGTCAGCTTAAACTGTTTGATGGTCGTACTGGTGATTCGTTTGAGCGTCCTGTAACTGTTGGTTACATGTACATGCTGAAACTGAACCACTTGGTTGATGACAAGATGCATGCTCGTTCAACTGGTTCTTACAGCCTAGTAACTCAGCAACCACTTGGTGGTAAAGCTCAGTTCGGTGGTCAGCGTTTCGGTGAGATGGAAGTATGGGCACTAGAAGCATACGGTGCTGCATATACTCTACAAGAAATGCTAACCGTTAAGTCAGATGACGTTAACGGCCGTACTAAGATGTATAAGAACATCGTAGACGGTAACCATAGCATGGAACCTGGTATGCCTGAGTCGTTCAACGTACTGTTGAAAGAGATTCGCTCGCTAGGTATCAACATCGAGCTAGAAGACGAAGAGTAATCCCTCCTCTTTTTAAAAGAAGATAGGATTATTTGGTAAAAGGGAGCTTGCTACAGCAGTGAGCTCCTTTAACTCCTTACAGGAGCTGAATGTGAAAGACTTATTAAACTTTCTAAAAGCACAGCATAAGACCGAAGAATTTGATGCAATCAAAATCGGTCTATCTTCACCAGACATGATCCGTTCATGGTCTTTTGGTGAAGTTAAAAAGCCGGAAACAATTAACTATCGTACGTTCAAACCTGAACGTGATGGTCTGTTCTGTGCACGTATTTTTGGTCCAGTTAAAGACTACGAATGTCTTTGTGGCAAATACAAGCGCCTGAAGCACCGTGGTGTTATCTGTGAGAAGTGTGGCGTTGAAGTTACACAAACTAAAGTTCGTCGTGACCGCATGGGCCACATTGAGCTAGCTTCACCAGTTGCTCACATCTGGTTCCTAAAATCACTGCCGTCTCGTATCGGTCTACTAATGGATATCCCTCTACGTGATATCGAACGTGTTCTTTACTTCGAGATGTACGTAGTAACTGAACCAGGTATGACTGATCTAGAAAAATCTCAGATGCTTACTGAAGAAGAGTATCTGGATCGTCTAGAAGAGTGGGGTGACGAATTCACTGCTAAGATGGGTGCTGAAGCGATCAAAGATCTGCTTGCAACAATGGACCTTCATCAAGAAGTGGAAGAAATGCGCGAAGAGTTAGAAACTACTAACTCAGAAACTAAGCGTAAAAAAGTTACTAAGCGCCTGAAGCTAGTTGAAGCGTTCATTGCATCGGGTAACGATCCGCAATGGATGATTCTGACTGTACTTCCGGTTCTGCCGCCAGATCTACGTCCTCTAGTACCACTAGATGGCGGTCGTTTTGCGACTTCAGATCTGAACGACCTTTACCGTCGTGTGATCAACCGTAACAACCGTTTGAAGCGCCTTCTAGAGCTAGCTGCTCCGGACATCATCGTACGTAACGAAAAGCGTATGCTGCAAGAGTCTGTTGATGCACTTCTAGATAACGGTCGTCGTGGTCGTGCTATCACTGGTTCTAACAAGCGTCCTCTGAAATCTCTTGCTGATATGATCAAGGGTAAACAAGGTCGTTTCCGTCAGAACCTTCTAGGTAAACGTGTAGACTACTCTGGCCGTTCTGTAATCACAGTAGGTCCATACCTTCGTCTACATCAGTGTGGTCTTCCTAAGAAGATGGCACTTGAGCTATTTAAGCCGTTCATCTACAGCAAGCTAGAAACTCGTGGCATGGCTACGACAATCAAAGCTGCTAAGAAGATGGTAGAGCGCGAAGAAGCTATCGTTTGGGATATCCTAGACGAAGTAATCCGCGAACACCCAGTACTGCTTAACCGTGCACCTACACTTCACCGTCTAGGTATCCAAGCGTTTGAACCAGTACTAATCGAAGGTAAAGCGATTCAGCTTCACCCACTAGTGTGTGCGGCATACAACGCCGACTTCGATGGTGACCAAATGGCGGTACACGTGCCTCTAACTCTAGAAGCACAGCTTGAAGCACGTACACTGATGATGTCGACGAATAACATTCTGTCGCCAGCGTCAGGTGATCCGATCATCGTACCTTCTCAGGACGTTGTATTGGGTCTTTACTACATGACACGTGACAAGATCAACGTGAAAGGCGAAGGTATGTACCTTGCTGGCCCTGCTGAGGCTGAAAAGGCATACCGTACTAAGACTGCTGAGCTACACGCTCGCGTTAAAGTACGTATCACCGAGACTGTAGTAGACGAAGATGGTAACAGCACTACTGAAACGAAGATGGTTGATACAACTGTCGGCCGTGCAATGCTATGGCAAATCGTTCCAGCTGGCCTACCGTACAGCATCGTTAACCAAAAGTTAGGTAAGAAGCAGATCTCTACTCTTCTTAACGAGTGTTACCGTAAGCTTGGTCTAAAAGATACAGTAGTATTTGCTGACCAAATCATGTACGCAGGTTTTGCATACGCTGCACTTTCTGGTGTTTCTGTAGGTATCGACGATATGGTTGTACCTCAAGCGAAATACGATGAAATTGAATCTGCTGAAGAAGAAGTTCGCGAAATCCAAGAGCAATTCCAATCTGGTCTTGTTACTGCGGGTGAGCGTTACAACAAAGTTATCGATATCTGGGCATCTACGAATGACCGCGTTGCGAAAGCAATGATGGATAACCTATCTTCTGAAACAGTTATCAACCGTGAAGGCGAAGAAGAACAGCAAGAATCGTTCAACAGCATCTACATGATGGCCGACTCGGGCGCACGTGGTTCTGCAGCTCAGATTCGTCAGCTAGCAGGTATGCGTGGTCTGATGGCGCGTCCAGATGGTTCAATCATCGAAACGCCGATCACAGCGAACTTTAAAGAAGGTCTAAACGTCCTTCAGTACTTTATCTCAACGCACGGTGCTCGTAAGGGTCTTGCGGATACAGCACTGAAAACAGCAAACTCGGGTTACCTAACTCGTCGTCTAGTAGACGTTGCTCAAGACGTTGTAGTACATGAACATGACTGTGGCACGCATGAAGGTATCGACATGATGCCTCACATCGAAGGTGGTGACGTTAAAGTTGCACTTTCTGAGCTTGCTCTAGGTCGTGTAGTAGCTGAAGACGTTCTTAAGCCTGGTACTGAAGATGTACTGATTCCACGTAATACTCTGATTGATGAGAAGTGGTGTCAAATCATGGAAGACAACTCAGTAGATAGCATGAAAGTGCGCTCTGTTGTTACCTGTGATGCAGACTTCGGTTGTTGTGCACAGTGTTACGGTCGTGACCTAGCACGTGGTCACCTAGTGAACCAAGGTGAAGCAGTTGGTGTTATCGCTGCACAATCTATCGGTGAACCGGGTACACAGCTAACGATGCGTACGTTCCACATCGGTGGTGCGGCATCTACTGCAGCAGCAGAGAACAGCATCCAAGCTAAGACAACTGGTACTGTGAAACTTCACAATGCTAAGTTCGTAGTTAACAAAGATAAGAAACTGGTTATCACTTCTCGTGCATCTGAGATGACGATTATTGATGAATTCGGCCGTACTAAAGAGAAGCACAAACTTCCTTACGGTTCGATGCTAACCAAAGGCGACAACGCAGCAGTTACTGCTGGTGAAGTTGTAGCTAACTGGGAAGCGCATACCATGCCAATCATCACTGAAGTGGCAGGTCGTATCCAATTCGTAGATATGATCGATGGTATTACAGTTTCTCGTCAAACTGACGATCTAACGGGTCTTTCTTCAAGTGAAGTTACAGACGCAGCAGCTCGCCCAGCAGCAGGTAAAGATATGCGTCCAGCTATCAAACTTGTTGATGAGCAAGGTAACGACGTAATGATCCCTGGTACTGATATGCCAGCTCACTACTTCCTACCTGGCAAAGCGATTGTAAACATCGAAGATGGCGCTGAAGTTGGCATCGGTGACACACTATCTCGTATCCCTCAAAAATCGAGCGGAAACAAAGATATCACCGGTGGTCTACCACGCGTAGCTGACCTATTCGAAGCTCGTAAACCTAAAGAGCCTGCGATCCTTGCTGAGCACACAGGTACTGTGTCTTTCGGTAAAGAAACGAAAGGTAAGCGTCGTCTAGTAATCACTCGTGAAGGCGGTGACGCTTACGAAGAGATGATTCCTAAGCATCGTCAATTGAACGTGTTCGAAGGTGAGAAGATTGAACGTGGTGATGTAATCGCCGACGGTCCTGAAACTCCACACGATATCCTGCGTCTACGTGGTATCCACGCAGTAACTCAGTACATCGCGAACGAAGTTCAAGAAGTTTACCGCTTACAAGGCGTAAAGATTAACGATAAGCACATCGAGACTATCGTTCGTCAAATGCTACGTAAGTGTACAATCACTCATTCTGGTGACTCTCCGTTCCTACCTGGCGAACAAGTTGAGTACCACAATGTTAAGATTGCTAACCGTAAGCTAGAAGCTGAAGGTAAAGAACTAGTACGTTTCGAACGTGACCTACTAGGTATTACTAAAGCATCTCTTGCAACTGAGTCATTCATCTCAGCTGCATCGTTCCAAGAAACGACTCGCGTACTAACAGAAGCTGCGGTTTCTGGTAAGCGTGATGACCTTCGCGGTCTGAAAGAGAACGTAATTGTTGGTCGTCTGATCCCAGCTGGTACTGGTTTCGCATACCACCAAGAGCGTCAAAAGCAACGTGAAGAAGAGCAAGAAGGTCCTTCAGCTGAACAAGCTACTGACAATCTAGCAGCACTTCTAAACGCTGGTTTCTCTTCAGAAGAGTAAGCTCTACGAGTAGTCTCTAAGAGATAAGAAAAAGGCACCTTCGGGTGCCTTTTTTGTATCTGGTGTACCGTCCTAAATATGGTTGACACATTTCCAACATGAAATTGGAGAGTGTCATGAAAACAACAAGTAGACGTACTCAACGAGATTATTCTCTTGCCTTTAAATTGGCAGTCGTAAGCCAAGTTGAAAAAGGCGAAATGACTTATAAGCAAGCTCAAGAACGTTATGGGATCCAAGGTCGCTCTACCGTTTTAGTTTGGCTTCGCAAACATGGTCAACTAGATTGGTCTAAAGGAATAGAACAATCGAGAGCGTTAGGAGCGACTATGTCAAACTCTTCCTCAACTCAAACCCCAGAGCAACGAATCAAAGAACTCGAGCAGCAATTAGAAGAAACTCAGCTCAAAGCTGAGTTCTTTGAAGCGGTTGTAAAAGTCATGGATCGAGATTTCGGAGTCCGAATCTCAAAGAAGCGCAAGGCCGAGTTATTAAGGAAAAAACGGTCAGAAGATTGACCGTCACTAAAGCTTGCCACTTCATAGGTATTACACGACAAGCTTTCTACAAGCGCTGTGTTGCAGAAATTCATCAGACAAAGAAAGATGAATCCGTACTCGGTTTTGTGAAGGAGCAAAGGATGATGCACCCTCGTATAGGGACTCGTAAGATCAAGTATTTACTTGCTCAGAACGATATTGAAATCGGGCGAGACCGCTTATTCTCTCTGCTGAGAATGAATCGATTATTAGTACAGAATCGAAGGGCTTATCATCGAACTACAAACAGTAATCATCGCTTTTACTGCCATCCAAATCGAATTAAGGAAGGCTTAATCCCGGAAAGACCAGAGCAATTATGGGTTGCCGATATTACTTATCTAGCAACGCGGCGTGGTAGTACTTATCTCAGTTTAGTGACGGACGCTTACTCAAGAAAAATCGTGGGCTATCACATAAGTGATGATATGAAAGCTCGCACGGTCAAGCAGGCCTTTTTAAACGCGTTGAAAGGGCGGAAGAATACAGGTGAGCTTGTCCATCACTCAGATAGAGGTGTTCAGTACTGCTCTGTTGAATACCAAGAGTTGCATCGACAGTATGGTGTATCTTGCTCAATGACTGATGGCTATGACTGTTATCAGAATGCGTTGGCAGAGAGGATCAACGGAATACTGAAGATGGAGTATCTGTTGAATAAGCCTAATGATTTAGATGAAGCAAAGAAAATGGTCGCTGAATCAGTAAAAATCTATAATGAATATAGGCCTCACACAGCTCTAAAATACAAAACGCCCGATGAAGTACATCGAGCGTTTTAGTCAATCAAGTGTCAACCCATATCAGGACGGGTCATGGCGTATTGGTGTTTAACGAGAGGCCTATCGGTCATAATCTGATAGGTTTGCTTGATTGATTGATTGATTGGCTGGTGGACTTAGTTGAGAGTACTTTCTTTAAGGCAGTTTTGGGTGTTTACAGAAATGTCGTGAGGATGAAACTGGTGACAAGTGTTAAGTCTGGTTATCGCAAAACATCAGAGTCGGGACGAACCAATAGGCTCTGCTAGAAGAGTTGGATGCTTTAGGTAACGCTACAGACAAAACAAAAAGCTTGCACAGAGGCAAGCTTAGAAGATGTTAAGCCATTACGCTCCTGGTGGAACCGCTAGGCTGTCGGCAATTTGTTGTATCAGCTGGTCTTCAACCGCAAACCTAGCCTCAAGAATCTCACCAACGAGTGATAGCTCACTATCAAAGCTTTCTAATGTGTCGGTCGCTTCAATGGCAGCGTATTTATCGGTGAAGTTGAGCAGTGGATCGGTGGTAAGAACGATATGACCATAAGATTGGTTGATTTCGTCTGTTGCTTTGAAGCCAGTAGACTGCCATTTGTCCATCACCATGTCATAGATTTTGAAATGACCTTCGGAGATGTAATCAACAAGATGTTGGCTGAATTTTTGGAGCTCTTCTGGAGAAGGCAGTTCGGTGATTGCAGTTGCTTTCGACGATGAAGGCTGTAGAGCGGCAAGCTTACAATACTCAACGATTAGAGACTGTCGAGTTTCGAGCCAATGATCGATGACCTCATTAGAGCCACCCCATTGTTCTTGTATTTGTTTGAATTTATTTAGCATGACCATGTCCTCATGATCTGATCACAACCTTGTGATCAAGTAATTGCCTAAGCAGGGTCCGTTTTATTGGTAGCTACTAAAAGTAATAGCTTGAAATATTCTCTGCTACAACTCTAGTATGAAATTAGATTGCCAGTAAAATGAACGAACTGCAAGCAATGAGGCATAGGGATGTTAAAAAAAAGTGATAACAAAATGACAGAGCAAGCTTATTGGTGCGTCGTTTCTGGTAGTGATATTTGGGTTAATAATGATCAGTTTCCGTTTGGCTCTGCTGAAGAGCTAGGACTGAGTGTGGAGCATGCAATCTGTATTGGTCAGCATCAAGGTCGCAAGGTGTATTGG
Coding sequences:
- the rpoC gene encoding DNA-directed RNA polymerase subunit beta' → MKDLLNFLKAQHKTEEFDAIKIGLSSPDMIRSWSFGEVKKPETINYRTFKPERDGLFCARIFGPVKDYECLCGKYKRLKHRGVICEKCGVEVTQTKVRRDRMGHIELASPVAHIWFLKSLPSRIGLLMDIPLRDIERVLYFEMYVVTEPGMTDLEKSQMLTEEEYLDRLEEWGDEFTAKMGAEAIKDLLATMDLHQEVEEMREELETTNSETKRKKVTKRLKLVEAFIASGNDPQWMILTVLPVLPPDLRPLVPLDGGRFATSDLNDLYRRVINRNNRLKRLLELAAPDIIVRNEKRMLQESVDALLDNGRRGRAITGSNKRPLKSLADMIKGKQGRFRQNLLGKRVDYSGRSVITVGPYLRLHQCGLPKKMALELFKPFIYSKLETRGMATTIKAAKKMVEREEAIVWDILDEVIREHPVLLNRAPTLHRLGIQAFEPVLIEGKAIQLHPLVCAAYNADFDGDQMAVHVPLTLEAQLEARTLMMSTNNILSPASGDPIIVPSQDVVLGLYYMTRDKINVKGEGMYLAGPAEAEKAYRTKTAELHARVKVRITETVVDEDGNSTTETKMVDTTVGRAMLWQIVPAGLPYSIVNQKLGKKQISTLLNECYRKLGLKDTVVFADQIMYAGFAYAALSGVSVGIDDMVVPQAKYDEIESAEEEVREIQEQFQSGLVTAGERYNKVIDIWASTNDRVAKAMMDNLSSETVINREGEEEQQESFNSIYMMADSGARGSAAQIRQLAGMRGLMARPDGSIIETPITANFKEGLNVLQYFISTHGARKGLADTALKTANSGYLTRRLVDVAQDVVVHEHDCGTHEGIDMMPHIEGGDVKVALSELALGRVVAEDVLKPGTEDVLIPRNTLIDEKWCQIMEDNSVDSMKVRSVVTCDADFGCCAQCYGRDLARGHLVNQGEAVGVIAAQSIGEPGTQLTMRTFHIGGAASTAAAENSIQAKTTGTVKLHNAKFVVNKDKKLVITSRASEMTIIDEFGRTKEKHKLPYGSMLTKGDNAAVTAGEVVANWEAHTMPIITEVAGRIQFVDMIDGITVSRQTDDLTGLSSSEVTDAAARPAAGKDMRPAIKLVDEQGNDVMIPGTDMPAHYFLPGKAIVNIEDGAEVGIGDTLSRIPQKSSGNKDITGGLPRVADLFEARKPKEPAILAEHTGTVSFGKETKGKRRLVITREGGDAYEEMIPKHRQLNVFEGEKIERGDVIADGPETPHDILRLRGIHAVTQYIANEVQEVYRLQGVKINDKHIETIVRQMLRKCTITHSGDSPFLPGEQVEYHNVKIANRKLEAEGKELVRFERDLLGITKASLATESFISAASFQETTRVLTEAAVSGKRDDLRGLKENVIVGRLIPAGTGFAYHQERQKQREEEQEGPSAEQATDNLAALLNAGFSSEE
- the rpoB gene encoding DNA-directed RNA polymerase subunit beta, with translation MVYSYTEKKRIRKDFGTRPQVLDIPYLLSIQLDSFDKFIEQDPEGQYGLEAAFRSVFPIQSYNGNSELQYVSYRLGEPVFDVKECQIRGVTYSKPLRVKLRLVIFDRDAPAGTVKDIKEQEVYMGEIPLMTDNGTFVINGTERVIVSQLHRSPGVFFDSDKGKTHSSGKVLYNARVIPYRGSWLDFEFDPKDNLFVRIDRRRKLPASIILRALGKSTEEILDLFFDKVNFEVKDQTLLMELVPDRLRGETASFDIEANGKTYVETGRRVTARHIRQLEKDGVEHIEVPVEYIVGKVASKDYINEATGEIIVGANQEISLEALANLSQAGHKALQTLFTNDLDHGPFMSDTLRADSTVDRISALVEIYRMMRPGEPPTKEAAESLFESLFFSEERYDLSTVGRMKFNSSIEREEEEERGTLDESDIIEVMKKLIGIRNGIGEVDDIDHLGNRRIRSVGEMAENQFRVGLVRVERAVKERLSLGDLDAIMPQDLINAKPISAAVKEFFGSSQLSQFMDQNNPLSEVTHKRRISALGPGGLTRERAGFEVRDVHVTHYGRLCPIETPEGPNIGLINSLSAFARCNDYGFLETPYRRVVDGVVTEEVDYLSAIQEGQFVIAQANTILTEEGTFADELITARQKGESGLHPRDHVDYMDVATNQVVSIAASLIPFLEHDDANRALMGANMQRQAVPTLKADKPLVGTGIERNIAVDSGVTAVAKRGGQVQSVDASRIVVKVNEDELVPGEAGIDIYNLTKYTRSNQNTCINQRPTVLPGEPVARGDVLADGPSTDLGELALGQNMRIAFMPWNGYNFEDSILVSERVVQEDRFTTIHIQELSCVARDTKLGSEEITADIPNVGESALSKLDESGIVYIGAEVKGGDILVGKVTPKGETQLTPEEKLLRAIFGEKASDVKDTSLRVPNSVSGTIIDVQVFTRDGVEKDKRALEIEQMQLKEAKKDLTEEFQILEGGLLNRVKAVLLSGGYSEAKLDTIGRKQWLEQVLEDDALQTQLEQLAEQWDELKADFDKKFETKRRKITQGDDLAPGVLKIVKVYLAVKRRIQPGDKMAGRHGNKGVISKINPVEDMPYDEKGQPVDIVLNPLGVPSRMNIGQILEVHLGLAAKGIGDKINQMVKEQQELHKFREFLQKVYDLGDTRQKVDIAELSDDQVRTLIKNLRGGLPIATPVFDGASESLIKELLKLGDLPESGQLKLFDGRTGDSFERPVTVGYMYMLKLNHLVDDKMHARSTGSYSLVTQQPLGGKAQFGGQRFGEMEVWALEAYGAAYTLQEMLTVKSDDVNGRTKMYKNIVDGNHSMEPGMPESFNVLLKEIRSLGINIELEDEE
- a CDS encoding Rsd/AlgQ family anti-sigma factor, with product MVMLNKFKQIQEQWGGSNEVIDHWLETRQSLIVEYCKLAALQPSSSKATAITELPSPEELQKFSQHLVDYISEGHFKIYDMVMDKWQSTGFKATDEINQSYGHIVLTTDPLLNFTDKYAAIEATDTLESFDSELSLVGEILEARFAVEDQLIQQIADSLAVPPGA
- a CDS encoding IS3 family transposase (programmed frameshift), which translates into the protein MKTTSRRTQRDYSLAFKLAVVSQVEKGEMTYKQAQERYGIQGRSTVLVWLRKHGQLDWSKGIEQSRALGATMSNSSSTQTPEQRIKELEQQLEETQLKAEFFEAVVKVMDRDFGVRISKKRKAELLRKKPVRRLTVTKACHFIGITRQAFYKRCVAEIHQTKKDESVLGFVKEQRMMHPRIGTRKIKYLLAQNDIEIGRDRLFSLLRMNRLLVQNRRAYHRTTNSNHRFYCHPNRIKEGLIPERPEQLWVADITYLATRRGSTYLSLVTDAYSRKIVGYHISDDMKARTVKQAFLNALKGRKNTGELVHHSDRGVQYCSVEYQELHRQYGVSCSMTDGYDCYQNALAERINGILKMEYLLNKPNDLDEAKKMVAESVKIYNEYRPHTALKYKTPDEVHRAF